In Salmo salar chromosome ssa14, Ssal_v3.1, whole genome shotgun sequence, the sequence TGATTGACAATTGTCTCATCCAATAGACTGCTCCCAGGCTGAGTCATGTGACCTGTGTGTTGGAGACTCCACCCTCAACTTGACTGGCTGTGTCTGGAGGGTCTGTGTGAACGGTGAGAAATAACAGATGAAAGGAGTGCTCTCACAGGGCTCACCAAGcccacaaaggacacacacacacacacacacacacacacacacacacacacacacacacacacacacaatataaattAGATCCCGAGCTGCAGGTAAGAAAATCCTCCAGGTCTTTACCAGATGATTCAATTATTCAGTGTGTCAGGATCGgaccaacacacacatgcacgcacgcacacacacacacacacacacacacacacacacacacacacacacacacacacacacacacacacacacacacacacacacacacacacacacacacacacacactcacaccctcactctctctcatagGCAATGATACTGGGTGTGTGTCCGATCAGGATGATTCTCAGAACTGTAATGTGACAAGTGACCCAGACATGTGTACAggtgagtaacacacacacacacacacacacacacacacacacacacacacacacacacacacacacacacacacacacacacacacacacacacacacacacacacacacacacacacacacactttccagaACATAGAGAATGTAATCTAACTGTTTGCTGGATTACACTAACATTCCTTACGTGTTTTCAGTCATAGAGATCGAGGCAGAAGGTAAAGGGGACTCAGGTGAGTTCAACCTCAACATTCCTTCactccatcaatcaatcaatccacccatccatcccttATAGATCTTTCTATTATTATGAATCTCTCCCCCGCTCGCTGACTTTCTcttgtcccccctctctccctctctcttccaccctctcaccatatctctccctcgctctctctcttcccccattctcaccatatctctccctctctctttccccctctcaccatatgtatctctctctaacacaccatatctttccctccctctctctctctcccttgctctctttctctctccccctctctctctctccaccctctcaccaTATGTCTCCCtcgcttctctctcccccctctcaccatatctctccctcgcttctctctcccccctctcaccatatctctccctcgcttctctctcccccctctcaccaTATGTCTCCCtcgcttctctctcccccctctcaccatatctctccctctcccctgtgtcAGATGGGTCTCCTGCAGAGCCGTCAGAGTTCTCTCAGGCCAGCTTCGACCTGTCCAGTTTCATAGGAGGCATCATCCTGGTGTTGTGTGTCCAGGCCGGGGGCTTCTTCACCATGCGCTTCCTCAAGAAAGATGCCACCTACGACCCtatgtgagagaggggggaggggtatGCATGTGAGCGAGGGGGGAGGGGTGTGCATGTGAGCGAGGGGGGAGGGgtgtgcatgtgagagagagagaagagagagagagagagagagagagagagagagagagagagagagagagtgtgtgtgtgtgtgtgtgtgtgcgtgtgtgcgtgtgcgtgtgcgtgtgtgtgtgtgtgtgttttctccacAGTGACGTCTAGTGGGCTGAACTTTAATGTCTCCCAATTCAATtgaagggctttattgacatgggaaacatatgtttacattgccaaagcaagtgaaatagataataaacaaaagtgaaataaacaatacaaaattaacagtaaacattacactcacaaaagttccaaaagaataaagacatttcaaatgtaattgTATGTCTATATACACTGTTGTAATGATGGGCAAATagtgaaagtacaaaagggaaaataaataaacataattataggttgtatttacaatggtgtttgttcttcactgattgcccttttcttgtggcatcaAGTAACACATCTTGCGGCTATGattgcacactggtatttcacccaatttaTCAAAAgtggatttgtttttgaattctttgtgggtctgtgtaatctgagtgaaatatgtgtctctaatatggtcatatatttggcgggaggttaagaagtgcagttcagtttccaccttattttgtgggcagtgtgcacatagcctgtcttctcttgagagccaggtctgccttcggtggcctttctcaatagcaaggttcagcaagggtcagtcacagtggtcaggtattctgccactgtgtactctctgttcagggccaaatagcattctagtttgctatgtttttttgttaattctttccaatgtgtcaagtaattatctttttgttttctcatgatttggttgggtctaattgtgttgctgtcctggggctctgtggggtctgcttgtgtttgtgaacagagccccaggatcagcttgcttagggggctcttctccaggttcatctctctgtaggtgatggctttgttatgtaaggtttgggaatcgcttccctTTAAGTGGTTGTAGAATATAACGtcccttttctggattttgataattagcgcgTATCGGGCTAATTctgctgtcttttctctctctctctctctctctctctctctctctctctctctctctctcacacacacacactcctccacagAGAGCAGCCagcctagaggagagagagaagaggacagtaaaagatgaaagagggagggagctgTGAC encodes:
- the cd164l2 gene encoding CD164 sialomucin-like 2 protein, yielding MRRLELKALCAALLVFAVVSAASCQSDSSDCSQAESCDLCVGDSTLNLTGCVWRVCVNGNDTGCVSDQDDSQNCNVTSDPDMCTVIEIEAEGKGDSDGSPAEPSEFSQASFDLSSFIGGIILVLCVQAGGFFTMRFLKKDATYDPIEQPA